A genome region from Micromonospora inyonensis includes the following:
- a CDS encoding urease accessory protein UreF, producing the protein MDSTLLLLADGRFPAGAHAHSAGLEAAVAAGRVTDLRDVEAFLRGRLATAGLVTAAFAVAAHRADTLPAGKRPGRLAELDAELDARTAAPALRAVSRRQGRALLRAGRTVWPGGRFTDLPAEPGGPHQPLVLGSIGVAAGLDASQVALLAVHGTVTGPANAAVRLLGLDPYEVQALLVRLAPTGDRIAAAAVRAAAEPPAALPCAAAPLTDVLAEAHATWEVRLFAS; encoded by the coding sequence ATGGACAGCACCCTGCTCCTGCTCGCCGACGGCCGGTTCCCGGCCGGTGCGCACGCCCACTCGGCCGGCCTCGAGGCCGCGGTCGCGGCCGGACGGGTCACCGACCTGCGCGACGTCGAAGCGTTCCTGCGTGGGCGGCTGGCCACCGCCGGGCTGGTCACGGCGGCGTTCGCCGTGGCGGCCCACCGCGCCGACACGCTGCCGGCGGGGAAGCGGCCCGGCCGGCTGGCGGAACTCGACGCCGAGTTGGACGCCCGCACCGCCGCGCCCGCACTGCGGGCGGTCTCCCGCCGGCAGGGCCGGGCGCTGCTCCGGGCCGGCCGGACCGTCTGGCCGGGCGGGCGCTTCACCGACCTGCCGGCCGAGCCGGGCGGTCCGCACCAGCCACTCGTCCTCGGATCGATCGGCGTCGCCGCCGGACTCGACGCGTCGCAGGTCGCCCTGCTGGCCGTCCACGGCACGGTGACCGGGCCCGCCAACGCCGCCGTGCGGCTGCTCGGCCTCGACCCGTACGAGGTCCAGGCGCTGCTGGTCCGTCTAGCCCCGACCGGTGACCGGATCGCCGCTGCGGCGGTCCGGGCCGCCGCCGAGCCACCGGCCGCGTTGCCCTGTGCCGCCGCGCCGCTGACCGATGTCCTCGCCGAAGCCCACGCCACCTGGGAGGTGCGTCTCTTTGCGTCCTGA
- a CDS encoding urease accessory protein UreD: MFAAARVRASPDRHGGTVLADLHGEPPLVLRQVPDDHGAAAVYLVAGAAGPLGGDDLRLDIEVEAGATLRVRTLAASVALPGRSGAPSRSSVRALVHPGGSLDWLPEQLVAAAGCAHISHAEISLAAGATLTWREELVCGRHAEPSGDATVSMSVDHDGRALLRQSLTVGPAADGWAGPAVLGGARATGSLLQVGPAAAALPPVVRGTAARVPLVGGPAVLFTATAGDAHTLREHLTSERWPGLP; this comes from the coding sequence ATGTTCGCCGCGGCCCGCGTGCGGGCGAGCCCCGACCGCCACGGCGGTACCGTCCTGGCGGACCTGCACGGCGAGCCGCCGCTGGTGCTACGCCAGGTCCCGGACGACCACGGCGCCGCCGCGGTCTACCTGGTCGCTGGCGCGGCCGGTCCGCTCGGTGGCGACGACCTCCGGCTGGACATCGAGGTGGAGGCGGGAGCTACGCTCCGGGTACGCACCCTCGCGGCGTCCGTCGCCCTGCCGGGACGCTCCGGCGCGCCGTCGCGGTCCAGTGTACGGGCGCTCGTGCACCCCGGTGGGAGCTTGGACTGGTTACCGGAGCAGTTGGTCGCCGCCGCCGGGTGCGCACACATTTCGCACGCCGAGATCAGCCTGGCCGCCGGGGCCACCCTGACCTGGCGCGAGGAGCTCGTCTGTGGCCGGCACGCCGAACCGTCGGGCGACGCGACCGTGTCGATGTCGGTCGACCACGATGGCCGGGCGCTGCTACGGCAGTCGCTCACCGTGGGACCGGCCGCCGACGGCTGGGCCGGTCCGGCGGTACTGGGCGGAGCTCGGGCCACCGGTTCCCTGCTTCAGGTCGGTCCCGCCGCCGCCGCGTTGCCTCCGGTGGTCCGGGGGACGGCGGCGCGGGTGCCGCTGGTGGGCGGTCCGGCCGTGTTGTTCACCGCCACCGCCGGCGACGCGCACACCCTTCGGGAGCATCTCACGTCCGAACGTTGGCCCGGCCTGCCGTGA
- a CDS encoding urease subunit alpha: MIELDRRRYAELYGPTTGDRIRLADTDLLIEVEVDHCFGGDEVVFGGGKVIRESMGQSRATRAEGALDTVITGAVVLDHWGVVKADVGIRDGRIVALGRAGNPDTMTGVHPDLVIGPATEVIAGNGRILTAGAIDTHVHFICPQLVQEALAGGITTLVGGGTGPAEGSKATTVTPNAWHLARMHEALDTFPVNVLLLGKGNTVSTEALWEQLRAGAGGFKLHEDWGTTPAAIDTCLRVADASGVQVSIHTDTLNEAGFVADTLRAIGGRAIHSYHTEGAGGGHAPDIITLAAEPNVLPSSTNPTRPYTRNTLAEHLDMLMVCHHLNPAVPEDLAFAESRIRPSTMAAEDLLHDLGAISIIGSDSQAMGRIGEVVTRTWQSAHVMKRRVGPLPGDGRADNHRARRYVAKYTICAAMANGLEREIGSVEPGKLADLVLWEPAFFGVRPHLVIKGGMIAYAQLGDANASIPTPQPVLPRPMFGAYGAVPAATSVAFVAPAALEAGLRLDVRRPLVPVGDVRSRGKADLPENGAMPRIEVDPDTFTVRIDGVVVEPDPVTELPMAQRYHLF, translated from the coding sequence ATGATCGAACTGGACCGTCGGCGCTATGCCGAGCTGTACGGACCCACCACCGGCGACCGGATCCGGCTCGCCGACACCGACCTGCTCATCGAGGTGGAGGTCGACCACTGCTTCGGCGGGGACGAGGTGGTCTTCGGCGGCGGCAAGGTGATCCGGGAGTCGATGGGGCAGTCCCGGGCCACCCGGGCCGAGGGTGCCCTCGACACGGTGATCACGGGGGCCGTCGTGCTCGATCACTGGGGCGTGGTGAAGGCCGACGTCGGCATCCGGGACGGCCGGATCGTGGCGCTCGGCCGAGCCGGCAACCCGGACACCATGACCGGCGTGCACCCTGACCTGGTGATCGGCCCGGCCACCGAGGTCATCGCCGGCAACGGACGGATCCTCACCGCGGGCGCCATCGACACCCACGTGCACTTCATCTGCCCACAGCTCGTCCAAGAGGCGCTCGCCGGCGGGATCACCACGCTGGTCGGGGGCGGCACCGGCCCGGCCGAGGGCAGCAAGGCGACCACGGTCACCCCGAACGCTTGGCATTTGGCGCGGATGCACGAGGCCCTCGACACGTTCCCGGTCAACGTGCTGCTGCTGGGCAAAGGCAACACGGTCTCCACCGAGGCGCTCTGGGAGCAGTTACGTGCCGGGGCCGGCGGGTTCAAGCTGCACGAGGACTGGGGCACCACGCCGGCTGCGATCGACACCTGCCTGCGGGTGGCCGACGCATCCGGGGTGCAGGTGTCCATCCACACCGACACCCTCAACGAGGCCGGCTTCGTCGCCGACACGCTGCGCGCGATCGGCGGACGAGCGATCCACTCCTACCACACCGAGGGAGCTGGCGGCGGGCACGCCCCGGACATCATCACCCTGGCCGCCGAGCCGAACGTGCTGCCGTCGTCGACCAACCCGACCCGCCCGTACACCCGCAACACCCTGGCCGAGCACCTGGACATGCTGATGGTCTGCCATCACCTCAACCCGGCGGTGCCGGAAGACCTCGCCTTCGCGGAGAGCCGGATCCGGCCGTCCACCATGGCCGCCGAGGATCTGCTGCACGACCTCGGCGCGATCTCCATCATCGGCTCCGACTCACAGGCCATGGGCCGGATCGGCGAGGTGGTCACCCGCACCTGGCAGAGCGCCCACGTGATGAAGCGGCGGGTCGGTCCGCTGCCCGGGGACGGGCGGGCCGACAACCACCGGGCTCGCCGGTACGTCGCGAAGTACACCATCTGCGCGGCGATGGCCAACGGCCTGGAGCGGGAGATCGGCTCGGTCGAGCCGGGCAAGCTGGCCGACCTGGTGCTCTGGGAGCCGGCCTTCTTCGGCGTCCGGCCGCACCTGGTGATCAAGGGCGGGATGATCGCGTACGCGCAGCTGGGCGACGCGAACGCCTCGATCCCCACCCCGCAACCGGTGCTGCCGCGGCCGATGTTCGGTGCGTACGGGGCGGTGCCCGCCGCGACCAGCGTGGCGTTCGTCGCGCCGGCCGCGCTCGAGGCCGGACTGCGGTTGGACGTACGGCGACCGCTGGTGCCGGTGGGTGACGTGCGGTCGCGGGGAAAGGCCGACCTGCCGGAGAACGGCGCGATGCCGAGGATCGAGGTGGACCCGGACACCTTCACCGTCCGGATCGACGGCGTGGTGGTCGAGCCGGACCCGGTCACCGAGCTGCCCATGGCACAGCGGTACCACCTGTTCTGA
- the ureG gene encoding urease accessory protein UreG, translating to MRPETTPSDSHDESVPHTHPAPDVDPHPALPHSARPLRIGIGGPVGSGKTALVAALCRAFANELRLGVVTNDIYTTEDADFLKRAGVLDPDRIRAVETGCCPHTAIRDDIGANLDAIDELSDQVGPLDLVLVESGGDNLTATFSRGLVDQQIFVVDVAGGDKVPRKGGPGVTAADLLVINKTDLASLVGADLAVMDRDARARRGDLPTVFLSIVRDGGAAEVAAWVRHQLAHHTGGAAAGIA from the coding sequence TTGCGTCCTGAAACCACTCCGTCTGACTCGCACGACGAGTCCGTCCCGCACACCCACCCCGCCCCGGATGTCGATCCGCACCCGGCGCTGCCCCACTCGGCCCGGCCGCTGCGGATCGGCATCGGCGGGCCGGTCGGCTCCGGAAAGACCGCCCTGGTCGCCGCGCTGTGCCGGGCCTTCGCCAACGAGCTGCGGCTGGGTGTGGTGACCAACGACATCTACACCACCGAGGACGCCGACTTCCTCAAGCGCGCCGGGGTCCTCGACCCGGATCGGATCCGTGCGGTGGAGACCGGCTGCTGCCCGCACACCGCGATCCGGGACGACATCGGGGCGAACCTGGACGCCATCGACGAGCTGTCGGACCAGGTCGGCCCGCTTGACCTGGTCCTCGTCGAGAGCGGCGGCGACAACCTGACCGCCACGTTCAGTCGCGGCCTGGTCGACCAGCAGATCTTCGTGGTCGACGTGGCCGGCGGTGACAAGGTTCCCCGCAAGGGTGGCCCCGGGGTCACCGCCGCCGACCTGCTCGTGATCAACAAGACCGACCTGGCTTCCCTGGTCGGCGCGGACCTGGCGGTGATGGACCGGGACGCCCGGGCCCGCCGTGGGGACCTGCCCACCGTCTTCCTGTCCATCGTGCGCGACGGCGGCGCCGCCGAGGTCGCCGCCTGGGTACGCCACCAGCTCGCGCACCACACCGGCGGGGCCGCCGCCGGCATTGCCTGA